The Sphingobacteriales bacterium nucleotide sequence TTTAATGCTGTATTGGCATCTATCATATCTGCTGTAAGGTGCAATTCAATTGAACGTGCTTTGCCTATATAATTGGTTAATCTTTGTGTTCCACCATATCCTGCAATAATACCTAAATTTACTTCTGGTTGTCCAAACTTAGCATTTGGTGTAGCAACTCTAATATGACATGACATACTTAGTTCGCAACCTCCACCCAATGCAAAGCCATTTACAACAGCAATTACTGGCACATTCATATTTTCTATTTCAAAAAATATATCTTGTCCTCTTCTTGCTAATGCTTTAGCTTGTTGTTCATCTAATCCTTGAAATTCTGCAATATCTGCACCAGCAACAAATGCCTTCTCTCCTGCCCCAACTAGAATTATGCCACATATATCTTCTTGCTTAGCTTGTTCAATAGCACTTTTCAAATCTGTCATTAAACCTTGGCTTAATGCGTTTAATTTTTCAGGTCTATTTAGTGTTATTGTTAGAATTCTATTGTCAATCTCAAACAATATATTTTCGTATGCCATATTATGTATATTTTATAATTATATTTGAAAATACTCCTAATAATATTATACTTAGATTAAGTAGAATTAGAAATATTTTAGATAAAATGCTTAGTTGTATTTTTTCTGGGTTTGTTTCTGTATCGCTATTCTGAACACTAGAAATAATTAGTTTGAAGTAATAATATACTGCAACTAATGAACCAAAAATGGCTAATAAAGCTATTGAAATATTCTTTACTGAGAATATTTGTATCAATACATTATATTTTGCAATAAAGCCTGCAAGTGGTGGAATTCCTGCCATTGAAAGCATACTTAGAACAAGTGTAAATGTAAGCAACCCATTTCTTTGTATTAATCCTTTATAATCTGAAATAGTTGCTAATTTTAATTTATTCATTTCTATTACAACCCAAAATAATGCAATACCTGAAAGTGCATATGATGCCATGTAATATAATGTAGCATTTGTAGTTTGTTTATTTACGACACTTATTGCTAAAAACATAAATCCTGCGTGGCTAATACCTGAATATGCAAGCATTCTTTTTACATTAGATTGTCCAACTGCTAATAGATTGCCAAAAACAACTGAAAGAACTCCTAAAAGTAATACGATATCTTTGAATACTGGACTTATCATGCCAAATGCCATTACAAATAGTCTAAAGAATGCTGCAATAGCTGCAACTTTTACAACCGTAGACATATAAGCTGTAATTTGTGTTGGTGTACCTGAATATACATCTGGTGCCCAAAAATGGAATGGTATTACTGCTACTTTAAATGCTAATGCAAATAATATTAGCAATACACCAATCATATATAACTGTACATTCAATTTTGGACTCATAGTACTCATTACAATTTGTCTGATATCGAATGTAGCTGTAGAACCATATATAAATGCAATACCTAGCAATAGAAAACTACTAGCGAATGCACCCATAATTAGATATTTGTATGCTGCCTCGTTTGAATAAATATTTTTACGATTAGAACCAGCAAGAATATACATTGGAATAGAAAGTATTTCTACACCTAGAAACATCATTGTAAAATTAATATATGTACTCAAGATATATGCTCCTGCTAAAGAAAACATAATTAGTGTAGTAAAATCAGGTATTATTTTTTCATTCTGCTTAAATTCTTCTAAATTCATAGCAAACCAGCAGAGTGTTGTAAAGCACAGAATTATTGTAATGATGAGTGCTGAATTGTCTACAAAAAGCATATCATAAACATTCTCAGGATTATTAAAATCAAACAAACAAACAACAATACATGCTATTAGTCCGAGCATAATGATTGGCAAAATTAATTTTCTTAGATTAATAATTTCTAATATTAATGATGCTACGCCTAATCCTGATAGTATTAATAACTCTTTCACTGTATTTTATTTTAAAACACTTTGCACATGTTCTATTAATTTAATTAGTTCTTGTTCTGAAACATTAAGGATTAAATTAGGAAAAATGCCAAAAACAATAATTAGTAATGACATAGTACTTAGTATAAATTTCTCAGAAAAATTTAATGGTTTAAAATTAGTTGTTGTTTCATTAGCAACACCATGCATCATTTTATGATATGCTCTTAGCATGTATGTGACTCCAAAAATTACTGAAAGTCCAGCAACACCAGACAACACATAATTGTATTGGAATATACTATCTAACAATAAAAATTCTCCAACAAATGCATTGGTTAGTGGCATTGCAACATTTGCCAATAAAACTATTAAAAACAATACTGCAAATAAATTATTTTGTGAACGTATTCCTTTTAGCAATTTAAAATCATCCGTATTTGTTCTTTTTTGTATAATATCATAAGTATAAAAAATTGCAACGACATTAATTCCGTGTGCCAACATTTGTACCATTGCACCTTGTAAACCTTGTAGATTGTATGTAAATATACCTGCAGCAATTAAACCAACATGCGACATAGATGCATAAGCTAATAATCGTTTATATTTTTTTTGTACTAATGCTAAACATGCACCATAAATTGTACTAATAACAGCTATTAAAACAAGATAGAATGATAGATATTTCCATGCAAATGGTGCTATTGGAATCAACCAATATAATAATGCAAATGTTCCCATTTTCAACATGATACCAGAGAGCATCATAGTTCCTTGTGTTGGTGCATTCACATATGTATCTGGTTGCCAAGTGTGAAATGGAAATATTGGAATTTTAATTGCAAATGCTATATAAAATGCTAAGAATATGATTATTTGTTGCTGTAAGTTAAATTGTGAAGCAACTAGATATACATTATTAATATTTAAGTTATTGATTTTACCATTTGTAGCAATATAGATAATTGCTAACAACATTAGTAAACTACCAAACAACGTATAAATAAAGAATTTGAATGTAATTTTTTGTCTTCCTTCTGCGCCAAATAGCAATGCAATAAAATAAATTGGAATTAAAGTTAACTCCCAAAATACATAAAATACAAATAGATTTTGTGCTAAGAAAACGCCTATTAATGCTGCCTGCATGCACAATGCTAATACGTAGAATTTCTTATCTGCATAGAATGTTTTTTGTTCATCAACGGAGAAGAAAATAAATGGAAATAACAAATTTGTTAGTGTAACTAATAGAATATTGATTCCATTAAATTGTAAAAAGAAATTTGCGCCAATATTTGGCAACCATTCTGTATGCCATTTCAGCAAGCTAGAAGTAGCATCAAGTTTGAAAGTGTAAAAAACGTAAACATTTATGAATAATACAACTAATGAACTTGCAAGTGCCAACCATTTACTCATATTTTTTCCTGCAATCATTATTAATGAAGAAAAAACTAAAGGCAATATTAATAGTAAGATTGTTAGCATTTGTATTACTTCAGATTGTAAATTAAAAAATAGAATTTATAAATAATAAATATTACCATTGCCAGTACCATAACAATAATATATTTACTTGTAGCTCCAGATTGTGTAATTTTTAGTGCATTTCCAAGTCTTATAATAATGTCTGCAACTGAATTTATGAATCCATTTATGCCTAATTTTTCTACAAATTTTTGCATTAATCTAGAAAAACTAAAAATTGGTTTTACAATAAATATTTGGTACAATTCGTCTACATAAAATTTATTATAAATAACTTCTTTAGCTAAAGGCATTGGATCTTCATCAGACAATGGTACTCTTTGTTTGGTAACAAATAAATGTCTAGCAAAGAAAATCACAATCAATATAAGAACTGTTGTCACAGCCATTAACATCATCTCAGTATTCAAATTAATGTGTAGATGTTTTGGGTGAATGCTATGTTCTAAGAAATGATCTAGAAAATTTGGAATTCCTAATGCTTTTCCTAATTCATGTGGAAATCCAATTAATCCAGAAAATATTGATAAGAATGCTAATTTAATCAATGGTAATGTCATAGAAATTGGAGATTCATGAAGATGATGTTTTTGATCTTCAGTGCCTCTAAACTTCCCTTGAAAAGTAAGAAAATATAATCTAAACATATAAAAACTTGTCATTAATGATGCTACAAGTCCTAATACAAATAATATTTTGTTGCTATCATAGACACTAGCTAACATTTGATCTTTTGAGAAGAAACCAGCTAATGGTGGAATTCCTGAAATGGCGATTGTACCAATTAAAAATGTGATATGTGTTATTGGCATTCCACTTTTCAATCCACCCATTTTTCTAATATCTTGTTCTCCACCCATGCCGTGAATAACGCTACCTGCGCCTAAAAACAACAATGCTTTGAAGAATGCGTGTGTTACTACGTGAAATGCACCAGCTGTGTATGCGCCTACACCTAATGCTAAAAATATTAAGCCTAATTGACTTACAGTAGAATATGCTAATACTTTTTTTATGTCATTTTGTTGCATTGCAATAATTGCTGCTAACAATGATGTGGCAACGCCAATAATTGCTATAAAATTTGAAGTAAATATTGCTGAAGAAAAAAGCACATTACATCTAGCTATTAAATAAATACCTGCGGTAACCATTGTTGCTGCATGAATTAATGCAGAAACTGGTGTTGGTCCTGCCATTGCATCTGGAAGCCATGTATACAATGGTATTTGTGCAGATTTGCCCATTGCACCAATAAATAGTAATAATGTAATTGCTGTAATTAGTGGTCCATTTTGTAAGATTTCATTCGTATTGGTAAAAATATCTGTGAAATTTAATGAACCAAATACGCCAAATGTAAGGAAGATACCTAATAAGAAACCAAGGTCTCCAATTCTATTCATAATAAATGCCTTGTTGGCAGCTTTACTATATTCTTGATTTTTGTACCAAAATCCAATTAACAAATAGGAACATAAACCAACGCCTTCCCAACCAACAAACATTAATAGTAAGTTGTTTGCTAAGACAAGTATTAGCATGAAAAATACAAATAGATTTAGGTATGAAAAGAATCTTGCATAGTCTTCTTCATCATGCATATAGCCAACTGAATATAGATGAATTAAGCTACCTACGCCTGTGATAACACATAAAAATATACTTGTAAGTGGATCTACTAAAAATGCAAATGACACTTTGAAATTGACTACTGTAATCCAATCGAATAGATTGATTTGTACTGTATGTTGGTTTTGTATTTGAGTAAAGAGAATAATGAATGATATGAAAAATGCAATAATTACACTTCCTACTGCAATTGAACTAATTACAATTTTAGGTACTTTTTTTCCTAACAATGCAATTATCAGAAAGCTAATAAGTGGAAATAATGGTATAAAAATCGCTAATTGATCCATTCTGCGTTTATTCTATGTTTATTTTTTTTCAGTTGGAATTTCTAATAATTTAAAAAACTCATCCAACTTAGGCATAATAATAATTTCTGTTCTTCTGTTGATTGCTTTATTATCTACTGAAGTATTTGGAACTTTTGGATAAAACTCAGAACGACCACCAGCAATTATTCTGCTTGGATCTACTGCATATTTTAATTGAAGTTCTCTTGCAATTGCAGTTGCTCTCTTTGCACTCAAATCCCAATTGTCTGCAATGCAACTATTTTTCATTGGAACATTGTCTGTGTTGCCTTCAATTAATACATCAAATGTTTTATAATCATTAATGATGGTTGCAATTTTTGATAATACTACTGATGCACTTGAGTTGATTTCATAACTTCCAGATTTGTATAACATTTTATCAGATAATGAAATTAGAACAACACCTTTTTGAACTTGTACGTCAATATCTTGGTCGTTTACATCATCTAAAGATTTTTTTAGATTCATTACTAATGCTAAATTCAATGAATCTTTAGATCTTATTTGTGAATTTAAATCATTAATTACTTGTGATTGTTTATCTAAAGTTTCCAATGATTTTTTATGCTTTCTGCGCCTTCTTTACTAATTACAGAAAGATTTGTAAGTTGGTCTAGCAATTTTCCATTTGCACCTTTTAGGTAACCTATTTCATTTTCTAATCCACTTATCTTTGTTTTTGCTTGGTTTAGTAAGTCTAATGTTTTTTCGTAATCATTAGATTTATTTCCAAATTTTTTCTCGCATTCAGCCAAATCAGAAGTTGTTTGATTGAGTGCTAATTGAACTTTATCTTTTTCTGTGTTTGCTTCAACAAATTTCTTTTTTGTAACGCATGAAGAAAAAATAACAGCCGTTACAATTAGACATAAAACTTGTATTCTTTTCATATTATTAATGTTTAATATTTTTTAAATTATCAATATTTACGTTTCCAATATTTCTGTACACCATCATTAGTATAGCTAAACCAACTGCAACTTCTGCTGCTGCCACCACCATAATAAAGAAAACCATTACTTGTCCTGAGCTATCGCCCAAATATCTTGAGAATGCTACGAACAGAAGATTTACTGCGTTTAACATCAACTCTATACACATAAAAATAACGATGGCATTTTTTCTAAGCAATACGCCCAATGCTCCAATTGCAAACAAGGTAATACTTAAATATATATACCATTGCATTGAAACACCTGAAATAACTTCTGCCATATTATAGATTTTTTTTACTTAAAAATACTGCTCCTACCATTGCTGATAAAAATAATAACGATGATACCTCAAATGGCAACATGTATTGATTAAACAATAACATTCCTAAATTCTCTACTAAGCCTACTGAAGTATTGAATGTAGGTGCCATCATTTTGGCATCTGCGCCTTTTACTGCATATACTAAACTTAACAACAATAAACCTGAAGTAATTCCAATTACTACTGCTGATATATTTTTCGCTTCTCTGTATTATCTTTATTAAGATTCATCATCATGATAATATATAAGAATAGTACCATGATAGCACCTGCGTATACTATAATATGTACTGCTGCCAAAAATTGCGCATTAAGCATAAAATAATGTCCTGCAATTGCGAAAAAAGTAAGTATCAGAAACAATACACTATATACAGCATTTTTGCTAATTACAACCATAAGTGCACTAAAGATTGCAACAATGGAAAGAAATAGAAATATGTATGATGATATAGGCATGTATTTTACGCTGTTTTTGTACTACTTTTTAGTTAATTAATGTTTGTCTTTTTCTTCCAAGCTAGATGCGTCTGTCCACATCTGATTGTGCTTATGAAATTTATTTTGCTTAAATGTAGCTAGTTCTTTTTGTTGTCTTTTACTTACATCAATGCGTTCATCTACTTTTTCTACTAGCTTATCTTTCCCATAAATCATGTCTTTTCTATCTACATCTACTGGCACTATTCTATCTGTTAGAAAGATGGCTTCTTTTGGACATGCTTCTTCACATAAGCCACAAAATATACATCTCAACATATTTATTTCATAGATTGCTGCATATTTTTCTTCACGATAAAGATGACCTTCTCCTTTTTTGCGTTCTGCTGATTCCATTGTAATGGCTTCTGCTGGACAGGCAACAGCACACAATCCGCATGCAGTGCATCGTTCTGCGCCATTTTCATCTCTTTTTAGTACATGTTCTCCTCTGTAGATTGGCTCTATGGTTCTTTTTTGTTCAGGATACTTTACAGTTGCAGATTTTTTGAAGAAATGCTTTAATGTAATGCCCATACCTTGTGTGATTGCAGGCAAGTACAGTCTTTCTGTAAAAGACATTTCTTTTTTGGATACTACTTTTTTTCTATCTGTAAGCTGCATTTTCTTAAATCTATATTCTTCCTGTAAAATACATAACTAATCCTGTAATAATAATATTTGCTAATGCTAATGGCAACAAGATAGTCCAACCTAATTTCATTAATTGGTCGTATCTAAATCTTGGCAATGTCCATCTTATCCACATGATTACAAAGATAAAGAACAATGTTTTGCCAAAGAATGCTGCTACTTGCAAAATACTCAATATATTTCCTTCTATTGGTAAATATTCTTGAAATGGAATATTATAACCACCAAAAAACAAAGCTGAAATAATTGCAGATGATACAAACATATTTATATATTCTGCGAATAAATAGAATCCTAATTTCATAGATGAATATTCTGTATGGTATCCGCCTACTAATTCTGTTTCGCACTCTGCCAAATCAAAAGGTGCTCTATTCAGTTCTGCTAATGCACATATAAAAAACAATAAGAAACCTAGTGGCTGATAAAATATATTCCAACCTGCTGTTGCTTGTTGTTCTACAATTTCTTTTACACTCAATGTTCCAGTAGTCATTATTAATGCTACTAATGACAATCCCATTGCTAATTCGTAGCTTATCATTTGTGATGATGCTCTTAATGCGCCAAGTAATGAATATTTATTGTTTGATGCCCAGCCACCAATCATTATTCCATAAACACCAAATGATACAACTGCGAAAACATATAGTAATGCAACATTGATATCTGCAATTTGTAATGAGAATGTAGTTCCATTTATTGTCATATCTCCGCCCCAAGGCAACACCACACTTGTCATGCTTGCAGTAAGCATAGCTATACATGGTCCTAATATGAATAAAAATTTATTGGATACATTTGGAATGATTTCTTCCTTCATGAACATCTTTAAGCCATCTGCTAATGGTTGCATTAACCCAAATGTCCAGCTCTATCTGATCCAACTCTATCTTGCATGAATCTTGCTATTTTTCTTTCTGCATATGTAGAGTAGGCAGCTATTCCTAATGAAATTAAGAAAACGATTATTACTAATATAAATTTATAAAGTATGACTATTTCCATTACTTTGATATATTATTTGGATTTAAAGCACCTTCACCTAAGTCTGCCTTAACTCCATTTAAGTTTTTTTGTTTTGTTTGGTGTAATCTTAGTTTTGAATATTCGTAATTTCCTTGTGATATAACTGACTGATGACTTATTTTACTTGGTCCTTCAATTGTCCAATCACTGACAGATTTTTTATCAAATCTACATTCATTACAAATAAATTCTTCTACTTCTCCCCATCTATCTTTTCTCGCTGTTACTCTTAAAATATCTGTGCCTTTTAACCACACTCTCACTTTCCCAGAACATTTTGTACAATTTCTATGTGCATCTACTGGCTTTGTAAACCACACTCTGCTTTTGAATCTAAATGTTTTATCTATAAATGCACCAACTAAACATACATCTATTACATTTCCTGAAAAATCATTATCTATTGCTTGTTCTATATAAGTTGATATTTCTGCATGGTCACCTCTATTGATTACGCCATGTACTCTATTATCTGTGATTTGTTCGCAAGTTTTTACACATCTATAACACAAAATACAACGATTCATGTGTAATTTTACTTTATCACCAATATCTATTTTTTCAAATTCTCTTTTCTTAAATTCGTATCTGGTTTCTTCTTTACCATTGTCATAGCTTAGGTCTTGTAAATGACACTCGCCTGCTTGGTCGCAAACTGGACAATCTAATGGATGATTGATTAATAAAAATTCTACGACGCCATTTCTTGCTTCTATTACTTCTTCTGATGTGGTATTGCTAACAACCATACCATCCATTACTGTAGTTCTGCAACTTGCTACTGGTTTTGGCATAGGTCTTGGGTCTTTTTCAGAACCTTTTTCAACTTTTACAATGCAAGTTCTACAATAACCACCTGTAGTCTTTAATTTAGAGTAATAACACATTGTTGGTGGTGCAATATTTGTACCGTGTTGTTCATCTATTAGCCTAGCAGCTTGCAATATTGTTGTTCCGTCTGGGACATCGATACTAATATTATCTATGGTTACTTTTGGCATTTTCTAGGCACAAATTTACAAATCTTAAACAATATATCTAAAATATTAGTTTAATTATTTGTCATGTTTTAGAAAATAATTAGTAAAACTAGCTTAGTTTTGGGTATAGCTTATATTTCTACGTCAATTTGAGTTTGCAGTAAATCGTCTATATTTTCTCTTCTTCTGATTAATATTGATTTTCCGTCTTTTACTAAAACTTCTGCTGGTCTGTATCTTGAATTGTAATTGGATGACATAGAAAAGCCATAAGCTCCAGCATTGTGGATGCATAGAATGTCACCTTCATGTACTTCACTCAGTTTTCTGTCCCAGCCAAAAGTATCTGTTTCGCAGATATAGCCTACAACTGTGTATATTCTTGTTTTGCCATTTGGATTAGACACATTATTGATTTGATGATAGGCATCATAGAACATTGGTCTGATTAAATGATTTTGTCCAGAATCTACGCCTGCAAATACAGTACTCATAGTTTGTTTGATAACATTTACTTTTACAAATAAATATCCTGATTCTGATACTAAAAATTTACCTGGTTCGAAGATTAGTTTTAATTCTTTTCCGTATTCTTTACAAAACTCATTGAATCTTTCGCTAATTTTTCCGCCTAGTTCTTCAATATTTGTAGCGATATCATTGCTGTAGTATTTTACTTTAAATCCTGAACCAAAATCTAAATAGCTTAAATCTTTGAATGATTTTGCTGCATCTAACAATAATTCTGCGCCACGTAAGAATACATCAACATCTTTTATATCTGAACCTGTGTGCATGTGTAATCCTTCAACTTTTAAGTTTGTAGATTGCACTACTCTTTCTATATGTCTTAATTGATAAACTGAAATACCGAATTTTGAATCTATATGTCCTGTAGAGATTTTGGTATTCCCGCCTGCCATGATGTGTGGATTGATACGAATACAAATTGGGTAGGTATCGCCGTATTTATTTCCGAATTGCTCTAATATTGAAATATTATCAATATTGATTTTTACGCCAAAACCAACTGCTTTGTCTATTTCTTCTATGCCAACACAATTTGGTGTGTACATAATTTCTTGTGGCAAGAAACCTGCTTTTAGTCCAAGCTGCACTTCTTGTATTGATACTGTATCT carries:
- a CDS encoding enoyl-CoA hydratase/isomerase family protein; amino-acid sequence: MAYENILFEIDNRILTITLNRPEKLNALSQGLMTDLKSAIEQAKQEDICGIILVGAGEKAFVAGADIAEFQGLDEQQAKALARRGQDIFFEIENMNVPVIAVVNGFALGGGCELSMSCHIRVATPNAKFGQPEVNLGIIAGYGGTQRLTNYIGKARSIELHLTADMIDANTALNWGLVNYVEQDKNAAIEKAKSIIQKSSTKGPVAIAKAIQCINAYYDKTQNGYDAEVNAFGAIFNTEDVKEGVQAFLEKRKPEFKGK
- a CDS encoding NADH-quinone oxidoreductase subunit N, whose translation is MKELLILSGLGVASLILEIINLRKLILPIIMLGLIACIVVCLFDFNNPENVYDMLFVDNSALIITIILCFTTLCWFAMNLEEFKQNEKIIPDFTTLIMFSLAGAYILSTYINFTMMFLGVEILSIPMYILAGSNRKNIYSNEAAYKYLIMGAFASSFLLLGIAFIYGSTATFDIRQIVMSTMSPKLNVQLYMIGVLLILFALAFKVAVIPFHFWAPDVYSGTPTQITAYMSTVVKVAAIAAFFRLFVMAFGMISPVFKDIVLLLGVLSVVFGNLLAVGQSNVKRMLAYSGISHAGFMFLAISVVNKQTTNATLYYMASYALSGIALFWVVIEMNKLKLATISDYKGLIQRNGLLTFTLVLSMLSMAGIPPLAGFIAKYNVLIQIFSVKNISIALLAIFGSLVAVYYYFKLIISSVQNSDTETNPEKIQLSILSKIFLILLNLSIILLGVFSNIIIKYT
- a CDS encoding NADH-quinone oxidoreductase subunit M, with the translated sequence MLTILLLILPLVFSSLIMIAGKNMSKWLALASSLVVLFINVYVFYTFKLDATSSLLKWHTEWLPNIGANFFLQFNGINILLVTLTNLLFPFIFFSVDEQKTFYADKKFYVLALCMQAALIGVFLAQNLFVFYVFWELTLIPIYFIALLFGAEGRQKITFKFFIYTLFGSLLMLLAIIYIATNGKINNLNINNVYLVASQFNLQQQIIIFLAFYIAFAIKIPIFPFHTWQPDTYVNAPTQGTMMLSGIMLKMGTFALLYWLIPIAPFAWKYLSFYLVLIAVISTIYGACLALVQKKYKRLLAYASMSHVGLIAAGIFTYNLQGLQGAMVQMLAHGINVVAIFYTYDIIQKRTNTDDFKLLKGIRSQNNLFAVLFLIVLLANVAMPLTNAFVGEFLLLDSIFQYNYVLSGVAGLSVIFGVTYMLRAYHKMMHGVANETTTNFKPLNFSEKFILSTMSLLIIVFGIFPNLILNVSEQELIKLIEHVQSVLK
- the nuoL gene encoding NADH-quinone oxidoreductase subunit L — protein: MDQLAIFIPLFPLISFLIIALLGKKVPKIVISSIAVGSVIIAFFISFIILFTQIQNQHTVQINLFDWITVVNFKVSFAFLVDPLTSIFLCVITGVGSLIHLYSVGYMHDEEDYARFFSYLNLFVFFMLILVLANNLLLMFVGWEGVGLCSYLLIGFWYKNQEYSKAANKAFIMNRIGDLGFLLGIFLTFGVFGSLNFTDIFTNTNEILQNGPLITAITLLLFIGAMGKSAQIPLYTWLPDAMAGPTPVSALIHAATMVTAGIYLIARCNVLFSSAIFTSNFIAIIGVATSLLAAIIAMQQNDIKKVLAYSTVSQLGLIFLALGVGAYTAGAFHVVTHAFFKALLFLGAGSVIHGMGGEQDIRKMGGLKSGMPITHITFLIGTIAISGIPPLAGFFSKDQMLASVYDSNKILFVLGLVASLMTSFYMFRLYFLTFQGKFRGTEDQKHHLHESPISMTLPLIKLAFLSIFSGLIGFPHELGKALGIPNFLDHFLEHSIHPKHLHINLNTEMMLMAVTTVLILIVIFFARHLFVTKQRVPLSDEDPMPLAKEVIYNKFYVDELYQIFIVKPIFSFSRLMQKFVEKLGINGFINSVADIIIRLGNALKITQSGATSKYIIVMVLAMVIFIIYKFYFLIYNLK
- a CDS encoding OmpA family protein, encoding MNLKKSLDDVNDQDIDVQVQKGVVLISLSDKMLYKSGSYEINSSASVVLSKIATIINDYKTFDVLIEGNTDNVPMKNSCIADNWDLSAKRATAIARELQLKYAVDPSRIIAGGRSEFYPKVPNTSVDNKAINRRTEIIIMPKLDEFFKLLEIPTEKK
- the nuoK gene encoding NADH-quinone oxidoreductase subunit NuoK is translated as MAEVISGVSMQWYIYLSITLFAIGALGVLLRKNAIVIFMCIELMLNAVNLLFVAFSRYLGDSSGQVMVFFIMVVAAAEVAVGLAILMMVYRNIGNVNIDNLKNIKH
- a CDS encoding NADH-quinone oxidoreductase subunit I, whose amino-acid sequence is MQLTDRKKVVSKKEMSFTERLYLPAITQGMGITLKHFFKKSATVKYPEQKRTIEPIYRGEHVLKRDENGAERCTACGLCAVACPAEAITMESAERKKGEGHLYREEKYAAIYEINMLRCIFCGLCEEACPKEAIFLTDRIVPVDVDRKDMIYGKDKLVEKVDERIDVSKRQQKELATFKQNKFHKHNQMWTDASSLEEKDKH
- a CDS encoding (2Fe-2S)-binding protein, whose protein sequence is MPKVTIDNISIDVPDGTTILQAARLIDEQHGTNIAPPTMCYYSKLKTTGGYCRTCIVKVEKGSEKDPRPMPKPVASCRTTVMDGMVVSNTTSEEVIEARNGVVEFLLINHPLDCPVCDQAGECHLQDLSYDNGKEETRYEFKKREFEKIDIGDKVKLHMNRCILCYRCVKTCEQITDNRVHGVINRGDHAEISTYIEQAIDNDFSGNVIDVCLVGAFIDKTFRFKSRVWFTKPVDAHRNCTKCSGKVRVWLKGTDILRVTARKDRWGEVEEFICNECRFDKKSVSDWTIEGPSKISHQSVISQGNYEYSKLRLHQTKQKNLNGVKADLGEGALNPNNISK
- the lysA gene encoding diaminopimelate decarboxylase gives rise to the protein MELINNQFEIGGVPVLDICNEYGTPLYVYDASIIERNYQRLMKAFSNSNVEIHYACKALTNINILKLMKKIGAGLDTVSIQEVQLGLKAGFLPQEIMYTPNCVGIEEIDKAVGFGVKINIDNISILEQFGNKYGDTYPICIRINPHIMAGGNTKISTGHIDSKFGISVYQLRHIERVVQSTNLKVEGLHMHTGSDIKDVDVFLRGAELLLDAAKSFKDLSYLDFGSGFKVKYYSNDIATNIEELGGKISERFNEFCKEYGKELKLIFEPGKFLVSESGYLFVKVNVIKQTMSTVFAGVDSGQNHLIRPMFYDAYHQINNVSNPNGKTRIYTVVGYICETDTFGWDRKLSEVHEGDILCIHNAGAYGFSMSSNYNSRYRPAEVLVKDGKSILIRRRENIDDLLQTQIDVEI